A window from Macaca fascicularis isolate 582-1 chromosome 20, T2T-MFA8v1.1 encodes these proteins:
- the SBK1 gene encoding serine/threonine-protein kinase SBK1 isoform X3 — MSMGCPEPEPPRSLTCCGPGAAPGPGAGVPLLTEDMQALTLRTLAASDVTKHYELVRELGKGTYGKVDLVVYKGTGTKMALKFVNKSKTKLKNFLREVSITNSLSSSPFIIKVFDVVFETEDCYVFAQEYAPAGDLFDIIPPQVGLPEDTVKRCVQQLGLALDFMHGRQLVHRDIKPENVLLFDRECRRVKLADFGMTRRVGCRVKRVSGTIPYTAPEVCQAGRADGLAVDTGVDVWAFGVLIFCVLTGNFPWEAASGADAFFEEFVRWQRGRLPGLPSQWRRFTEPALRMFQRLLALEPERRGPAKEVFRFLKHELTSELRRRPSHRARKPPGDRPPAAGPLRLEAPGPLKRTVLTESGSGSRPAPTAVGSVPVPVPVPVPVPVPVPVPEPGLAPPGPPGRTDGRADKSKGQVVLATAIEICV, encoded by the exons ATGAGCATGGGCTGCCCAGAGCCTGAGCCGCCCCGCTCCCTGACCTGCTGTGGGCCAGGGGCTGCCCCTGGGCCTGGTGCCGGCGTGCCCCTTCTCACTGAAGACATGCAGGCCCTGACTCTCCGCACACTGGCTGCCAGCGATGTCACCAAGCACTACGAACTAGTCCGGGAGCTGGGCAAAGGCACCTACGGGAAGGTTGACCTGGTGGTCTACAAGGGCACAG GCACAAAAATGGCACTGAAGTTTGTGAACAAGAGCAAAACCAAGCTGAAGAACTTCCTGCGGGAGGTGAGCATCACCAACAGCCTCTCCTCCAGCCCCTTCATCATCAAGGTCTTTGACGTGGTCTTTGAGACAGAGGACTGCTATGTCTTTGCCCAGGAGTACGCACCTGCTGGGGACCTATTTGACATCATCCCTCCCCAG GTGGGGCTCCCGGAGGACACGGTGAAACGATGTGTGCAGCAGCTGGGCCTGGCCCTGGACTTCATGCACGGGCGGCAGCTGGTGCACCGCGACATCAAGCCCGAGAATGTGCTGCTGTTCGACCGCGAGTGCCGCCGCGTGAAGCTGGCCGACTTCGGCATGACGCGCCGCGTGGGCTGCCGCGTCAAGCGCGTGAGTGGCACCATCCCTTACACGGCGCCCGAGGTGTGCCAGGCAGGCCGCGCCGACGGGCTGGCGGTGGACACGGGCGTGGACGTGTGGGCCTTCGGCGTGCTCATCTTCTGTGTGCTCACCGGCAACTTCCCGTGGGAGGCGGCGTCGGGCGCCGATGCCTTCTTTGAGGAGTTCGTGCGCTGGCAGCGGGGCCGCCTGCCGGGTCTGCCTTCGCAGTGGCGCCGCTTCACCGAGCCCGCGCTGCGCATGTTCCAGCGCCTGCTGGCCCTGGAGCCCGAGCGCCGCGGCCCGGCCAAGGAGGTGTTCCGCTTCCTCAAGCATGAGCTCACGTCAGAGCTGCGCCGCCGGCCCTCGCACCGCGCGCGCAAGCCCCCAGGGGACCGCCCGCCCGCCGCCGGGCCACTGCGCCTCGAGGCGCCCGGGCCGCTCAAGCGGACGGTGCTGACCGAGAGCGGCAGCGGCTCCCGGCCCGCGCCCACCGCGGTCGGGTCGGTGCCGGTGCCCGTGCCCGTGCCGGTGCCGGTGCCCGTGCCAGTGCCGGTGCCCGAGCCCGGCCTGGCCCCCCCGGGGCCCCCCGGCCGGACCGACGGCCGCGCGGACAAGAGCAAAGGGCAGGTGGTGCTGGCCACGGCCATCGAGATCTGCGTCTGA
- the SBK1 gene encoding serine/threonine-protein kinase SBK1 isoform X2 has product MGCGVDDVPAFCFVCFHREEEEELLEEVPLRREKMSMGCPEPEPPRSLTCCGPGAAPGPGAGVPLLTEDMQALTLRTLAASDVTKHYELVRELGKGTYGKVDLVVYKGTGTKMALKFVNKSKTKLKNFLREVSITNSLSSSPFIIKVFDVVFETEDCYVFAQEYAPAGDLFDIIPPQVGLPEDTVKRCVQQLGLALDFMHGRQLVHRDIKPENVLLFDRECRRVKLADFGMTRRVGCRVKRVSGTIPYTAPEVCQAGRADGLAVDTGVDVWAFGVLIFCVLTGNFPWEAASGADAFFEEFVRWQRGRLPGLPSQWRRFTEPALRMFQRLLALEPERRGPAKEVFRFLKHELTSELRRRPSHRARKPPGDRPPAAGPLRLEAPGPLKRTVLTESGSGSRPAPTAVGSVPVPVPVPVPVPVPVPVPEPGLAPPGPPGRTDGRADKSKGQVVLATAIEICV; this is encoded by the exons GGAGAAGATGAGCATGGGCTGCCCAGAGCCTGAGCCGCCCCGCTCCCTGACCTGCTGTGGGCCAGGGGCTGCCCCTGGGCCTGGTGCCGGCGTGCCCCTTCTCACTGAAGACATGCAGGCCCTGACTCTCCGCACACTGGCTGCCAGCGATGTCACCAAGCACTACGAACTAGTCCGGGAGCTGGGCAAAGGCACCTACGGGAAGGTTGACCTGGTGGTCTACAAGGGCACAG GCACAAAAATGGCACTGAAGTTTGTGAACAAGAGCAAAACCAAGCTGAAGAACTTCCTGCGGGAGGTGAGCATCACCAACAGCCTCTCCTCCAGCCCCTTCATCATCAAGGTCTTTGACGTGGTCTTTGAGACAGAGGACTGCTATGTCTTTGCCCAGGAGTACGCACCTGCTGGGGACCTATTTGACATCATCCCTCCCCAG GTGGGGCTCCCGGAGGACACGGTGAAACGATGTGTGCAGCAGCTGGGCCTGGCCCTGGACTTCATGCACGGGCGGCAGCTGGTGCACCGCGACATCAAGCCCGAGAATGTGCTGCTGTTCGACCGCGAGTGCCGCCGCGTGAAGCTGGCCGACTTCGGCATGACGCGCCGCGTGGGCTGCCGCGTCAAGCGCGTGAGTGGCACCATCCCTTACACGGCGCCCGAGGTGTGCCAGGCAGGCCGCGCCGACGGGCTGGCGGTGGACACGGGCGTGGACGTGTGGGCCTTCGGCGTGCTCATCTTCTGTGTGCTCACCGGCAACTTCCCGTGGGAGGCGGCGTCGGGCGCCGATGCCTTCTTTGAGGAGTTCGTGCGCTGGCAGCGGGGCCGCCTGCCGGGTCTGCCTTCGCAGTGGCGCCGCTTCACCGAGCCCGCGCTGCGCATGTTCCAGCGCCTGCTGGCCCTGGAGCCCGAGCGCCGCGGCCCGGCCAAGGAGGTGTTCCGCTTCCTCAAGCATGAGCTCACGTCAGAGCTGCGCCGCCGGCCCTCGCACCGCGCGCGCAAGCCCCCAGGGGACCGCCCGCCCGCCGCCGGGCCACTGCGCCTCGAGGCGCCCGGGCCGCTCAAGCGGACGGTGCTGACCGAGAGCGGCAGCGGCTCCCGGCCCGCGCCCACCGCGGTCGGGTCGGTGCCGGTGCCCGTGCCCGTGCCGGTGCCGGTGCCCGTGCCAGTGCCGGTGCCCGAGCCCGGCCTGGCCCCCCCGGGGCCCCCCGGCCGGACCGACGGCCGCGCGGACAAGAGCAAAGGGCAGGTGGTGCTGGCCACGGCCATCGAGATCTGCGTCTGA